The window TTTCATGCTTTGCTTTGTCTCTGATGTCCAGTTTGTTGTGCTTACATCAATGCCAGTTTTTGCTGAAGGAGTTCAGCATCTAAAGGTGTCATTGTGTTGACGTTGCTTTGCACAGGATAGGCCATAATAGGCCAGGATAGGCCAGATGCCTTTCAGGCATCTGCAGTTGTTAATCTCAGACACTTTGTAGCCCGGTAGTGTTGTGTGTGACTGTAGTGCTGCCCTATGCTGTGCCGCATATGGCTAAACTGTTGCAAGGCATTGGTACGCATTGGTGCAAATTGCCTGTTTCACGGCAAAGAGGTGCCCAGGATATGTTTGACAGCATAGTAGATTCTTGGGATCATTTTGGATGGCAAAAATGTTGACTGCCTTAGGTGATTTGGATAGTttggatcagttctgctttCAGTAGCAGGTATGCAGGAGGTGCTGTCCTTTCAGACACCATGTGTGTCTGTAACCAGCAATATCTTCCCAACATATGTAGAAAGCTGTGGTGTGGTTTAAGAAACCAAATCTACCACATATTCCAGAGAGAAACTTAAAGGCAGATGTTCCATTTTCATTGAGGCCATCGATGGAAAGTTGCGACGCCCCTGAAGCCGCATGATGTTAGTGAGTTGCTCTGATTCTGTGGCAGCTTAAGCTCATTccttaaaacaaacaaccctCCTCTTCCTTGACCTTCCCACATCTGTCATATTTTGAGATTGGCTCCTTATATTTGTGTATAGAATGTAACAAGATTATAACTTCTGTTCTCTCCAAATGCAGAGGTGCAGAGGCTCTTTATCTGTTCAAGACTAAAATCCTAGATTATCTTGTAGTCATGCATCTCTAGGCTACTGGGATTTATGAAGTGTTGTGACATTCCTAAAGAACTGAGAACACGTCAGAATGGTGCAAAGGATTTACAGGATTCCTAATaatgttgtaatttttttttccttttagaccACAATGAATGTGGAACATGAAATTAGCCTCTTAGTTGAGGAGATTCGGCGGCTGGGAACCAAAAGTAAGTTTTGTAGTGCCTCTGTATGGATGTGGTCACATTATAGATGTGTATATGTACATACATGTCACCATGCATGCGTGTCATACACATGTAGTCATGTTACATCAAACTAAGAGCTTGGCAAAGTGAAATGAGCAAATAACCTGAAAACCTGCATATGCACTTCGTGTTGTACTGTAAGGTACTGCCTGTGTTCCATCCTGTTAAAGTAGTTATGTTATAAAGTTAAACATTTAAGCCTCTGCGCAGAGAGGATGTAGGCCTGAAATCCTGCTCCCTGAATCCTGAATCAGCTGCAAGAGTCACCTTTTCTTTAGGCTTTCAATACTTGCTACAGTCACCACAGAAAAAAGTTGCACCTCCTCCTTCCATCTCCTTCCTTGGTAACTTCTTTACTTCAGAATTCATGCATTTCCATTCTGTTCATGATCTtattatttggaagaaattggCCTGTATGCCTAAAACTAATCCAGGAGTTTTATGTGTAGTTCCAAACTTCCTTAAATTTGCTCAGAATGTACCATTTTCTCTTAAGATTGTTTTCCATTGCTAAAACTCCTATttctttacaaatatttatgCAGTTTGTGGATGTCCTACCTGTTCCTATATGTTAGTTCTGGTGCCATTTGTTCAGTTCcgcttgttttttaaaacctaAATGTATTTGTACATCTTGCATTTTGTATGGCTGCATCTGCTTTTAGGAATAACATATCTTTAAcgtatatttttaaatttttgctttgtgtaaAAATACACATTGCAGCCTTTTCAATGTGACCCTCAAAGATTAATGAGTGAAAAAATTgtgaagcaaatattttaatgtatgGTTTAGATTGAGGTTGGAGGAACAGTGTGTTGGACTTGATCCTTATGGGTCTCCCTCAATTTGAGATATTCTaggattttaattatttaaaatgaattgCCTTCAAATGCTGTGAAGAGGTTCAATAGCCTGTGCTTGTCATAGTTTTCAGAAAGTCATCAATAAAAGTAAACAGAGCAGATATATGGTCCTTGATACAAGTCTCTGTAAGGAAAGGCACAGTTAGATTAGGCAGGAGTTCTGCCTAGTGTTTATCATCAGCATTCATAATATGATCCCAAATAAACTGGGAAACACAGTGGGCTTTGCTTTCAATGTTCTCTGTGCCACCTTATCTTCCAGGAATCTCCTAACTTGAAGGAAATCTACATAATGTCTTTTATTTAGATGCTGATGGACAAGTGAGCGTGAAATTTGGTGTGCTGTTTGCTGATGAGAAGTGTGCCAACCTCTTTGAAGCCCTGGTGGGAACTCTTAAGGCGGCAAAACGACGGAAGATCATCACTTACCAAGGAGAGCTGCTTTTACAAGGCGTTCATGACAACGTGGATAtcatgctgctgcaggactgaggCAGTGTTGCAGCTATGTGTTAATGGAATTGCTTGAAACAGTTTGATCAATCAGACAATTGTTTGATTTTCCACATACTCTTAATAAGGCTGATCATTCCAAGGCGTTTTGATGTATTTTCTATATCTTTATAGAAAGAAAACTGTCCTATTTTGGAAAACATTCCCTTTTGTAAGTCTTCCTAAAATGGTACTGTATGTGGTAATGTAAAAGATGCCagatctttttctctcttttcttttttttgtttccttttttttttaatctcaggtAATTCTCTCAAATGTCTGGTGGTTATTTTCAACATATGAAGAAGAGGACTGGTAATTTAATGtttacaaatgaaaatgtgccatgaaagtataaaataaaagcacataCTTAAATTTGTATGTATGCGAGTTATTCTTACTGCTTtggtttctctttttatttgcaatctgaaatgaaagcaaactgaATTCCTGCAAGGAGCATATTTAGGCAACTCTTCAGTAAGCACGACAGTGAGACAGAAACAATTTTGCAGCATGATTCAGTAGAAGAATGACTGCCCTTTGGATTGACCAGATTGTGCACAAAAAGGCATGAATGTTAAATGTACCTCGTTCATCTGTGTCAGGGTcatgtgcttttgttttcttgtccTCTGGACTTGTGAAGGAAGTGGGTGAGAAGCTCCCTGAATGCTTCCATGCAGTGTTAACTGGAAGTTAGTACAGCAGCTTCAGGCTGTGGTTCTTTTCCTCATAGAAGTCCTACTTTCTCTAAATCTCTCCAGGCAGAAGGtggcaggggaggaaaagaaagaagcccTTTTGATTGTTTTCTGGCTTACTGCCTATTCTCTTTATCAGGTAGAAATGTACCCTCCAGTAGGGACAGAGTTGCTGCATGAGGAAAGCAGCCGTGGGTAAGCAAActgcttcctgctctgtgcttgcactccacagctgcagcccctaAAGTTGCAGGATATGTGAATTTCCCTTAGCAGCCTTTTACAAGTGCAAAATGTTTGAAAAGTGTCTCCTCATTTACAGATCCAGCAAATGCATGCATTGTTATGGAATCTCTACAAAGCTGTGTAGTTCCAGCTGCTACCCCTTTTGacttgttttgctctgctttgtgcAACAGGAAAACAACTTAGATCCTGCGTGCAAACAGATCTGGGCTGCCTTTGCTTGTGCTGGCCCCAGAatctggagagcagggaagtgATACACAGAGAAACTTGAGCTGTCTGGGTCCAAGCCAGCTGGAgtggagctcagcacagcttactggctccagggctctgccactcTGGTGCAGCTCTTCTGCTTCCAGACCTGAGCCAGCAAGTGCTTGCACCCCTGTGCTCCTCAGGTAGAAAGAAGGGGGACAGAGATGCCTTTAAGATGCCTTCTGCCAGAGGGGTGAGACCAGACAGCTGTGAGTTGCCAGATAACTACAGctggattttcttctgcttgtcTTTTGCTGCAAGAGTCTGGATTGTCTGGATTCATAGAATAGCCTGAGTATGCTGACAGATACCAACTGCTTTGTGATTGTCTGATATGCCAGTTTTGGCACAGAGGGTACCAACCTATCCCAGCCAGGAAGTAGCTCTCTGTGCAAGCTCATGACAGCTCTTCAAGCCCTGAAGGGCTCAGCCTTGAAAATTTagtaaaaaccaaacaagtaAACGTAAGGCTCAGTGCTGAGTTTGAGCCAAGACAGGACTAGGAAGAGACCTTTATGTCTCTCTTACTTTAACAATACTAATAAAAGTGCTCAGGACTTCTGGGAACACCATGtagaaagagacagagaaacctggaattaaaataaatgtaacaatCAGAGGAGAGTGTAGCTTGTGTActgcctggggcaggtgagtttcattttctctctgattctgaaagcaggagagaaacaaCAGGAACAAGGATGTATATCTAAGAATTTGTGGCCAGTGCAAAGTCTAATCCAGTATCTACTGGCCTCAGAACTGTATAGGGTTTTCACTTCAGGTTATGGACAAGCACTGTTGactttctaatttatttttttccccagagaaaaTCAAATACTAACATTTCTTCCCGTCCATGGGACAACACATCTgttaaggaaataatttccacaGCAAATGGCCTGGATATGAAATGTAGTTCCTGGAGCACTTGAACACAATAATAGAAAGCTGGGGGCAGGAATTACCTATTTCTCTAAACAGTAGTACAATCAGCACTCCTCTGCAATGGGTTTGTGATCGTGCCAGCTACGGCTCTGAAGGAAGTtagcagggcagccaggagcaccACTCATTCCgaaacagaaagtaaaaaatgtgGGGAAGTAGAAAGAATCAGAGATTTTTGACAACAGTGCAAGAGCTATCAGTAGCTGTCACCTGCCTGTGATAATGCCGAGAAATCAGTGGAAATGTAGCTTGGCTAATTCAGCCTCTATCTTCATAAGATCTGAGAGCATGGTGGAAACTTG of the Camarhynchus parvulus chromosome 3, STF_HiC, whole genome shotgun sequence genome contains:
- the ABRACL gene encoding costars family protein ABRACL, which encodes MNVEHEISLLVEEIRRLGTKNADGQVSVKFGVLFADEKCANLFEALVGTLKAAKRRKIITYQGELLLQGVHDNVDIMLLQD